From the genome of Agrobacterium tumefaciens:
TCGACCAGAAGCGGTGCCAGGAACATGTAACATTCGGCGCCGAGAGCGCTTGCCAGCCGCCATGTATAGTCCAGCGGGTTCGTCTGGTGCACGGCAACGATGCCGCCAAGGAGTGAGACCACTTTGCAATTTTCACGACGTGGTGGGCGAAAGCTCGAAAGCGAGGCCGTCATCGTTCGGCCCCAGCCGACGCCGATCGTGGCATCGTTCGGCACGACTTCAGAGAGAAACTGTCCGAGCGCAAGTCCTACGGATTTTGCCGTGCCGTCTGCCGTTGCCTTGCCTGAGGAGGGGACGATGACCGCCTCATCGAGATCATATGCCGCCTCTAGGCTGCTCGCGAGACCTACGAAGTCTTCAATGCCTTCATTGATCCAAATCTGAACCTCAGATCGCTTCATAGCCTCGTCAAGCAACCGGATGACTGTGGAACGGCTGATACCGAGCCTTTCCGCGACATCCTTTTGCGTCATTCCCTGATTATAATAGAGCCACGCAGCACGAAGGCGTAGGGAAGCGGCTTCCGAGTAGGCTGTATGGGTTTCTCTTCTCAGTTTCGCCACGGTTTCCGCCATTGTCTGTACTGGGTATGGGATAGGGGGCGAGTATCGCAGGCGTGAAACTTATGTCAATTGCGATGCGCAAATGTCTTGACTTCCGGCCCCGCAGCTTGCGATAGTCGAGACCGGAAAGAACCGTGGTTTCGGCCTTGGGCGCACATAAGTGCGGGAACGAAAAGACGGCTGAATCAGTCTTAGAAAGATCATGAAGGATCACTCGGTATGACGTCTAAACTCGAACAACTCCGCGCCATCACCACCGTTGTTGCCGATACCGGCGACATTGAAGCTGTTGCCCGCCTGAAGCCGGTCGACTGCACCACAAACCCGACCATCGTTTTGAAGGCTTTGGGTACACCGGTCTTTGCGGACGCGGTAAAAGAAGCCGTTGCATGGGGTCGCAAGCAGGGCGGACAATCCGACGCTGTTGTTGGCGCCGTTGCTGACCGTCTCGCCATCTCTGTCGGCGCCGCTCTTGCCGGGCTCGTGCCTGGACGCGTTTCGACGGAAGTCGACGCTGACCTGTCATTCGATAGCGAAGCCTCCATTGCCAAGGCGCGTCAGATCATTGCGGCCTACAAGGAGCGCGGCATCGAGCGCGAACGTATCCTCATCAAGCTTGCTTCCACGTGGGAAGGGATCAAGGCTGCTGAAGTCCTTCAGTCCGAAGGCATTGACTGCAACCTGACGCTTCTCTTCTCCCAGGCCCAGGCGATAGCCTGCGCTGAAGCGAAGGCATTCCTGATCTCCCCGTTCGTTGGCCGTATCCTCGACTGGTACAAGAAGTCGACCGGTGAAAATTACACGGCTGAAACCGATCCGGGTGTTGTTTCTGTTCGCAGCATCTACAACTACTACAAGGCCAACGACATCA
Proteins encoded in this window:
- the tal gene encoding transaldolase, producing MTSKLEQLRAITTVVADTGDIEAVARLKPVDCTTNPTIVLKALGTPVFADAVKEAVAWGRKQGGQSDAVVGAVADRLAISVGAALAGLVPGRVSTEVDADLSFDSEASIAKARQIIAAYKERGIERERILIKLASTWEGIKAAEVLQSEGIDCNLTLLFSQAQAIACAEAKAFLISPFVGRILDWYKKSTGENYTAETDPGVVSVRSIYNYYKANDIKTVVMGASFRNVGEIEALAGCDRLTISPALLEELDKDSGTLERKLSPENIKPEPFKSLDEKAFRWALNEDAMATEKLSEGIRLFAKDLVTLREMVRKELALAAA
- a CDS encoding sugar-binding transcriptional regulator is translated as MAKLRRETHTAYSEAASLRLRAAWLYYNQGMTQKDVAERLGISRSTVIRLLDEAMKRSEVQIWINEGIEDFVGLASSLEAAYDLDEAVIVPSSGKATADGTAKSVGLALGQFLSEVVPNDATIGVGWGRTMTASLSSFRPPRRENCKVVSLLGGIVAVHQTNPLDYTWRLASALGAECYMFLAPLLVDSIATKRALIEKCGLATLYDLAETLDLAIVSCGDIGPHSTSLSEGFISRETLQELIDAGCVCDTMFNFIDAEGRSVDHPINERAMAIDLDTLRKAKHIVLASGGAHRAIAIRATIKRIGCNTLITDEAAATALLKLAQSTPA